From Plasmodium brasilianum strain Bolivian I chromosome 7, whole genome shotgun sequence, the proteins below share one genomic window:
- a CDS encoding hypothetical protein (conserved Plasmodium protein): MTRDRENFINCRRLHRANMIFATISNDYNYICIITFYENDYNLELFSANNEMQKIFRKTIPDKINKVYINYNNTYICVTSENGSIYILDMKGIFVHQNESLHCLVRQKKRKVKKKISHLKNGCSKIIPKENVSTHCYDGKEDHFKGENIIYNRRKRLRSDNKTRSNNTRMSFLNNKNKIHNRKLSYPKNILTRTCKNTQAKYKVNTSTNVNVVKRDDKKSIIKNVNDLRRNIGTSKNKSFRNDKKYYEKNFKKIPLTKQKNLHKGHLHDVTMEEGNVKHILNQRVSVNSKINSNILKNSEQSCKSGLYNIFVTPAYAKEKLRGGVEHQEEEDEEGDVKIEVVNVEANNIEDAEERKEPKQTHNVEYEKLCLEIVDIYWVSIERESKKKFIENNSYIYNYNFHDNLHIIYSLDVGFNIICSVNLKIIIYKYNILEHLYRNINSYVELRNNIVYTFKEEFLKKCKEQKKYHCLYLLKLIKSNYNKNKINKLNTSFNRFVRRKNVHSVNAYHNIYNLSPFFFNIKEDIIRKIFNDIIIDIKQSYVSNDQHYILINYYINVKSKYVKFSSLDIKVGKKRKKVGGQIGGKIGHQIRDQAGKKLGSQMGKKLGSQMGKKLGSQMGKKLGSQIGNKLCSQMGNKLGSQMGSKLGSKTGIKLGSKMGIKLGSKTGIKLGSKMGRQMGDQTDSQLGNRVCRNPCLKKGITDKSKKKLNLIKMCKNREQINKFPPEKYRLCLLGIQKISHIDKESRSIEKIVLYLLYSFNILQNIFHIYEQMSSIYSKFEEYKKLYKIYENILQLNEKVKKFYYKDRTIIYFSKYIKNRKENFDENLYNLFFKENEKQDFAHFFDVMIKMISDNTVCCSCSKKKFFSQNVDIVKGKEVREEQQPSDNHQSYKIKESQVILNDHNEVNNFRTRNVRSQTICKNEDQIDENKKRDEMNSYIGGNGSLHYGVSRSCGRSVMPSTINSGGTKRGCTKNSCTHNNRDIKNRVISDCSRNYKLLSRNLKKEEKFSNVKKQIRKVTCVQRGDGRQTFNSSKMNKPWDKAVINAEVVVARGKEGYIKYRDKMCTIYNRGKNEKDYFLKNEKKKNICNPKTCTVQAKMVKGKSERSCLRGNYEMAVKMGKGKGKGKIKERQNENEKQKQKQSGVGKNLFRSVPGDDAHDTELNYSSTYTCESRDNDMNSLYPDAIDEEKSEEEYSSGDLSEEHNLFISESELEEYFMNSRKFFIKNGENICENCKNLLLRKNSIDSFENFELNYEIPKKNIKISEEDIYMSLIKDIYIMCSEKKCPINILLLLQEFSDKEMEICMGKFQLILQFFEKNFLENINEHLNNLYKVINICKTLSNNIPVILKKYCSDQILKIHSLITYLLKLFQSFYNLQTHLNIFHFLMKLLLFISKNIYFENFPHYKESFSTYTNIELLKNYNIVKRYKINFNYFDEYLHYKHVKSHIFYITLNKMKINVIQILQSFENNNINLTSLYNLSVLNVSINKVNYFTLPKNRDKYCSVDNYSYFDDFIYKNYSRFYPFYICTCDRYSFININKYYQSDQSFKLIQRKSLKINLYPLSVLNIIAISKSFFYIFTKNDKKLNITSLKVKYGYSKKKFFKCKRKVRKLSNLCVLKCSNLESYFPNANNFNLKIHILYNSIIANCEPHMCLILQGF, translated from the exons ATGACAAGAGATAgggaaaattttattaattgcCGGAGGCTGCACAGGGCAAATATGATTTTTGCTACAATAAGCAatgattataattatatatgtattattacattttatgaaaatgatTATAATTTAGAATTGTTTAGTGCTAATAATGAAATGCAGAAAATATTCAGAAAAACAATTCcagataaaattaataaagtctatataaattataataacacatatatttgtgtaacTAGTGAAAATGGTAGCATTTACATTCTTGATATGAAAGGCATTTTTGTTCACCAAAATGAGAGTTTACATTGCTTGGTcaggcaaaaaaaaagaaaagtgaaaaaaaaaattagccaTTTGAAAAATG gTTGTTCCAAAATAATACCAAAAGAAAACGTAAGCACACATTGTTATGATGGAAAAGAAGACCATTTTAAGGGAGAGAACATCATCTataatagaagaaaaagacTCAGAAGTGATAATAAAACAAGAAGTAATAACACACGAATGTCCTTcttaaataataagaataaaatacataatagaAAATTGTCCTATCCTAAAAATATTCTGACCCGTACATGTAAAAATACACAAGCGAAATATAAGGTAAACACGTCTACAAATGTTAATGTTGTAAAAAGAGACGACAAAAAAAGCATTATAAAAAACGTCAATGATCTAAGAAGAAACATAGGAAcgagtaaaaataaatcatttagAAATGATAAGAAATACTAtgaaaagaattttaaaaagatacCTTTAACTAAGCAAAAAAATCTTCACAAAGGACATTTGCATGATGTCACTATGGAAGAGGGTAACGTTAAACATATCCTAAATCAACGTGTTAGCGTAAATTCTAAAATTAAttctaatattttgaaaaattctGAACAGTCATGCAAAAGTGGTTTATACAACATTTTCGTAACTCCAGCGTATGCAAAGGAGAAGCTCAGGGGAGGAGTGGAACACCAGGAAGAGGAAGACGAAGAAGGAGATGTAAAAATAGAAGTTGTTAACGTAGAGGCTAACAACATAGAAGATGCAGAAGAAAGGAAGGAACCAAAACAAACGCACAATGTGGAGTACGAGAAACTCTGTCTAGAAATAGTAGATATATATTGGGTCAGCATCGAAAGAGAGAGTAAAAAGAAGTTTATTGAAAACAACAgttatatttacaattacaattttcatgataatttacatattatatatagtttaGATGTAGGGttcaatattatatgttctgttaatttgaaaataataatatacaaatataatatattagagCACTTATATCGTAACATTAATTCCTATGTAGAGTTAAGGAATAATATTGTCTATACATTTAAggaagaatttttaaaaaagtgtaAGGAGCAGAAAAAATACCATTGTCTTTACCTTCTCAAGTTAATAAAatcaaattataataaaaacaaaattaataaactaAATACATCATTTAACAGATTTGTAAGGAGAAAAAATGTTCACAGTGTAAATGCTTACcacaacatatataatttatccccattcttttttaacataaaagaagatatcattaggaaaatttttaacGATATAATTATTGATATAAAACAATCCTATGTATCGAACGACCAGCACTACATTTTGATAAATTACTACATTAATGTTAAGAGCAAGTATGTGAAGTTTTCCAGTCTAGACATAAAGGTAGGCAAAAAACGCAAAAAGGTAGGCGGACAAATTGGGGGAAAAATAGGACACCAGATAAGAGACCAAGCAGGTAAAAAATTAGGCAGTCAAATGGGTAAAAAATTAGGCAGTCAAATGGGTAAAAAATTAGGCAGTCAAATGGGTAAAAAATTAGGCAGTCAAATAGGAAACAAATTATGTAGCCAAATGGGAAACAAATTAGGTAGCCAAATGGGCAGCAAATTAGGTAGCAAAACGGGCATCAAATTAGGTAGCAAAATGGGCATCAAATTAGGTAGCAAAACGGGCATCAAATTAGGTAGCAAAATGGGCAGACAAATGGGTGATCAAACGGACAGCCAACTAGGAAATCGAGTATGCAGAAATCCTTGTctaaaaaaaggtataacAGATAAgtcgaaaaaaaaactaaaccttataaaaatgtgtaaaaaCAGAGAACAAATTAACAAGTTCCCACCGGAAAAATACAGACTATGCTTGTTaggaatacaaaaaataagtCATATAGATAAGGAAAGTAGATCGATAGAAAAGATTGTACTATATTTGCTTTACTCTTTTAACATCCTTCAGaatattttccatatatatgaacaaatgtCATCTATATATTCCAAATTTGAAgagtacaaaaaattatacaaaatttatgagaacatattacaattaaatgaaaaggttaaaaagttttattacAAAGATAGAACAATAATAtacttttcaaaatatataaaaaacagaaaagaaaattttgatgaaaatttatataatttattttttaaagaaaatgaaaaacaagaTTTTGCTCACTTTTTCGACGTAATGATTAAAATGATAAGTGATAATACTGTATGTTGTTCCTGttctaaaaagaaattttttagtCAAAATGTAGACATTGTTAAAGGTAAAGAGGTTAGAGAAGAGCAACAACCTAGTGATAACCATCAATCGTATAAGATAAAAGAAAGCCAAGTAATATTAAACGATCACAATGAggttaataattttagaacAAGAAATGTACGTTCTCAGACTATATGCAAGAATGAAGATCAGATAgacgaaaataaaaaaagggatgAAATGAATAGTTATATTGGTGGTAATGGCAGTCTACACTATGGTGTTAGCAGGAGCTGCGGTAGGAGCGTAATGCCATCGACCATCAACAGTGGGGGTACCAAGAGAGGTTGCACGAAGAACAGTTGCACTCATAACAATCGAGATATAAAGAACCGAGTTATCAGCGACTGTAGCAGAAACTACAAACTACTGTCTCGTAATTTGAAGAAGGAAGAAAAGTTTTCTAATGTTAAGAAGCAGATTAGAAAAGTGACCTGTGTGCAAAGGGGGGATGGACGTCAAACATTTAATAGCTCGAAAATGAATAAGCCTTGGGATAAGGCAGTTATCAATGCCGAGGTTGTAGTAGCTAGAGGAAAGGAAggatacataaaatataggGACAAAATGTGTACAATTTATAATAGGGGTAAAAATGAGAAAGATTACTTcctgaaaaatgaaaaaaaaaaaaatatatgtaatccGAAAACATGCACTGTTCAGGCAAAAATGGTGAAGGGGAAATCAGAAAGAAGCTGCTTAAGAGGAAATTACGAAATGGCCGTTAAAATGGGAAAGGGAAAGGGAAAGGGAAAGATAAAGGAAAGGCAAAATGAAAACGAAAAACAAAAGCAAAAGCAAAGTGGAGTGGGAAAGAATTTGTTCAGAAGCGTTCCTGGGGACGATGCACATGATACAGAACTCAACTATAGCAGTACCTACACGTGTGAAAGCAGAGATAACGATATGAACAGTTTATATCCAGATGCTATTGATGAAGAGAAGAGCGAGGAGGAATATTCATCGGGTGATTTATCAGAAGAACATAACTTGTTCATATCAGAAAGTGAACTGgaagaatattttatgaatagtcgaaaattttttataaagaatgGTGAGAACATATGTGAGAATTGTaagaatttattattaaggAAAAATTCAATAGACagttttgaaaattttgaattaaattatgaaattccaaaaaaaaatataaaaataagtgaagaagatatatatatgtcgttaattaaagatatatatataatgtgtagtgaaaaaaaatgtccaataaatattttattattacttcaAGAATTTAGCGATAAAGAAATGGAAATTTGTATGGGGAAATTTCaattaattttacaattttttgaaaaaaattttttggaaaatataaatgaacatttaaataatctTTATAAagtaattaatatatgtaaaaccTTGAGTAACAATATTCctgttattttaaaaaaatattgcagtgatcaaattttaaaaattcatagtcttataacttatttattaaaattatttcagtCCTTTTATAATCTACAGacacatttaaatatatttcatttcttaatgaaattattattatttatttctaaaaatatatattttgaaaattttcctCATTATAAGGAAAGTTTTTCCACTTATACTAATATCgaattgttaaaaaattataatattgtaaaaaggtataaaattaatttcaattattttgatgaatatttacattataaacATGTGAAATCgcacatattttatatcacattaaataaaatgaaaattaatgtAATACAGATTTTACAATcctttgaaaataataatattaacctGACTTCTCTTTATAACCTATCTGTTTTAAATGTGTCTATTAATAAAGTCAACTATTTTACTCTTCCAAAAAATAGAGATAAATATTGCTCAGTTGATAACTACTCCTATTTTGATgactttatttataaaaactaCTCTAGGTTTTATCCGTTTTACATTTGTACATGCGATAGGTACtctttcataaatataaacaagtACTACCAGTCTGACCAGAGCTTCAAACTCATACAGAGGAAGTCCCTCAAAATTAATCTGTACCCCCTCAGTGTGCTCAACATAATC GCCATATCCAAAAGCttcttttacatatttacaaaGAATGATAAGAAGCTAAACATAACAtcattaaaagtaaaatatggctactccaaaaaaaaattctttaaatgtaaaaggaAGGTCAGGAAGCTTAGCAACCTATGTG TTCTCAAGTGCTCAAATTTGGAATCCTATTTTCCTAACGCAAATAATTTCAATCTTAAGATTcacattttatat aattccATCATTGCCAACTGTGAACCACACATGTGTTTAATTCTTCAAGGGTTTTAA
- a CDS encoding hypothetical protein (conserved Plasmodium protein), which translates to MKRNKAKEKIKEHADGQTDEQTTENQHYMNFNENTKKWLYNKIEKNKILFIKEKYQTFLKSYEDRKNDVTKKYNINKYLAIFNNLILLFFITFDIFHNLLKLTFKNVKCSPELQKWSNVMAEREVHHSKSELHFEYCVDLLFFAQ; encoded by the exons atgaaaaggaataaagcaaaagagaaaataaaagagcaCGCAGACGGGCAAACAGATGAGCAAACAACAGAGAACCAacattatatgaattttaacgaaaatacgaaaaaatggttatataacaaaattgaaaaaaataaaattctgtttattaaggaaaaatatcAAACATTTCTCAAGTCATATGAGGATAGAAAAAATGATgttactaaaaaatataatataaataaatatttagctatttttaataatttaattttattattttttattacttttgatatatttcataatcTACTAAAACTTACTTTCAAGAATGTCAA GTGTTCACCTGAATTACAAAAATGGTCGAACGTAATGGCGGAAAGGGAAGTACACCACAGCAAGAGCGAGTT ACATTTTGAGTATTGTGTcgatttgcttttttttgcACAATGA